A window of the Hippoglossus stenolepis isolate QCI-W04-F060 chromosome 8, HSTE1.2, whole genome shotgun sequence genome harbors these coding sequences:
- the s100t gene encoding S100 calcium binding protein T isoform X2, producing MSLPKSENASSLENAMQLMIQTFHKYSGNEGDKYTLSKTELKEMLTAELGNYLGNAQDKEAVDKVMGDLDSNNDGEVDFTEFIILVGALTVACNDFFLDFNDKEEKKK from the exons ATGTCTTTGCCCAAATCAGAGAACGCCTCCAGCCTGGAGAACGCCATGCAACTCATGATCCAGACCTTCCATAAGTACTCTGGAAACGAGGGGGACAAATATACGCTGAGCAAGACTGAGCTCAAAGAGATGCTTACCGCAGAGCTCGGCAACTACCTGGGG AATGCCCAGGATAAGGAGGCAGTGGACAAGGTTATGGGAGACCTGGATTCCAACAATGACGGAGAGGTCGACTTCACCGAGTTCATCATACTGGTCGGAGCCCTCACCGTAGCCTGCAACGACTTCTTCCTGGACTTCAATGacaaggaagagaagaagaagtga
- the s100t gene encoding S100 calcium binding protein T isoform X1, with protein MLERADFAPTWSAHAVSSSLLSLLCLSRMSLPKSENASSLENAMQLMIQTFHKYSGNEGDKYTLSKTELKEMLTAELGNYLGNAQDKEAVDKVMGDLDSNNDGEVDFTEFIILVGALTVACNDFFLDFNDKEEKKK; from the exons ATGCTTGAGAGAGCAGATTTTGCACCGACGTGGAGCGCTCACGCCGTCTCCTcatcccttctttctctcctctgcctctccagAATGTCTTTGCCCAAATCAGAGAACGCCTCCAGCCTGGAGAACGCCATGCAACTCATGATCCAGACCTTCCATAAGTACTCTGGAAACGAGGGGGACAAATATACGCTGAGCAAGACTGAGCTCAAAGAGATGCTTACCGCAGAGCTCGGCAACTACCTGGGG AATGCCCAGGATAAGGAGGCAGTGGACAAGGTTATGGGAGACCTGGATTCCAACAATGACGGAGAGGTCGACTTCACCGAGTTCATCATACTGGTCGGAGCCCTCACCGTAGCCTGCAACGACTTCTTCCTGGACTTCAATGacaaggaagagaagaagaagtga